One Nitrospirota bacterium DNA segment encodes these proteins:
- a CDS encoding tetratricopeptide repeat protein has protein sequence MSLEFAVTYEKASKLFEAGRYPEAEDLYLKLIAGGGSGYADIYNRLGLITAFQGQIETAAEWFHKAVQANPRYTEACLNLAVTCADLSRYDDAQQAYDDAARLVRETPRTADFYVRGRLANEHAALGDRYTNLGLHDEALAEYRKALGLCPTFPDIITKVGVVLREQGAYDEAIRVFLRAKELSPEYVPATIHLGLTYYMSGFPDLAREEWESIPAESLNGDHTAVYLALAKKDCLDPGMIS, from the coding sequence GTGTCGCTCGAGTTCGCCGTCACGTACGAGAAAGCGTCTAAGCTGTTCGAGGCGGGGCGATATCCCGAAGCGGAAGACCTGTACCTCAAGTTGATTGCCGGCGGCGGCAGCGGTTACGCGGATATCTACAATCGCTTGGGTCTGATCACCGCGTTCCAGGGACAAATCGAAACCGCCGCCGAGTGGTTCCACAAAGCGGTTCAAGCCAACCCACGGTACACCGAAGCGTGCCTCAACCTCGCAGTCACGTGCGCGGACCTGAGCCGGTACGACGACGCTCAACAGGCATACGACGACGCCGCTCGCTTGGTCAGAGAGACCCCGCGTACGGCGGACTTCTACGTTCGAGGGCGACTGGCAAACGAACACGCGGCGCTCGGCGACCGGTACACCAACCTGGGGCTGCACGACGAGGCTCTCGCTGAGTACCGAAAGGCGCTCGGCTTGTGCCCGACGTTCCCGGACATCATCACCAAGGTTGGGGTCGTGCTCCGCGAGCAAGGGGCGTACGACGAGGCCATCCGGGTGTTTCTCCGCGCCAAGGAACTCTCTCCGGAGTACGTGCCGGCCACGATTCACCTCGGTCTGACGTACTACATGAGCGGATTTCCCGATCTGGCCCGCGAAGAGTGGGAATCGATCCCCGCCGAGTCGCTCAACGGGGACCACACCGCGGTATATCTGGCCTTGGCGAAGAAGGACTGTTTGGATCCGGGTATGATCTCATAA
- a CDS encoding ABC transporter ATP-binding protein — MSTPLLRIVDLTVEFPTALGFARAVDRVSLEISKGEVLGVVGESGCGKSMTALAVLRLVPPPGRITGGRVLLDERDLLALPPVALQAIRGKRIAMIFQEPMTALNPVITVGEQIAEMLRLHLRLSRSAAKTRTIDLLRLVGIPSPDKRWAEYPHQLSGGMRQRVMIAMAISCDPDVVFADEPTTALDVTVQAQILDLLADLRERLGMAMVLISHNLGVIAQVAHRVVVMYAGRIVEETTTSRLFTAPEHPYTRGLLASLPPADLRTGRPRRLAAIPGTVPTLGAVPGGCAFAPRCPIVVERCAQDPPLDSTGTDHRTRCWLAGSGS, encoded by the coding sequence GTGTCCACCCCCCTCCTCCGCATCGTCGATCTGACCGTCGAGTTTCCAACCGCCCTGGGCTTCGCCCGCGCCGTCGACCGGGTCAGCCTGGAGATCTCCAAAGGCGAAGTGTTGGGCGTGGTCGGCGAGTCCGGCTGCGGAAAGAGCATGACCGCGCTGGCGGTGTTACGCCTGGTGCCTCCACCCGGTCGCATTACCGGAGGACGGGTTCTGCTCGATGAGCGCGACCTGCTCGCGCTCCCTCCGGTCGCTCTTCAGGCGATCCGCGGCAAGCGGATCGCGATGATCTTTCAAGAACCCATGACCGCGTTGAACCCCGTCATCACGGTGGGTGAGCAGATCGCCGAGATGCTCCGGCTCCACCTGCGCCTCTCGCGTTCGGCGGCAAAAACCCGTACCATCGACCTGCTGCGCCTCGTCGGCATTCCGTCTCCCGACAAACGATGGGCCGAGTATCCGCACCAACTCAGCGGCGGGATGCGCCAGCGCGTGATGATCGCGATGGCGATTTCGTGCGATCCCGACGTGGTGTTCGCGGATGAACCCACCACCGCGCTGGACGTCACGGTGCAGGCGCAGATTCTCGACCTCCTGGCCGATCTTCGAGAGCGGCTGGGAATGGCGATGGTGCTGATCTCTCACAACCTCGGGGTCATCGCCCAGGTCGCGCATCGCGTCGTCGTCATGTACGCCGGGCGCATCGTTGAGGAAACCACCACCTCACGGCTGTTTACCGCGCCGGAACATCCCTACACGCGCGGGCTGCTGGCGTCATTACCCCCTGCCGACCTTCGCACCGGACGCCCCAGACGGCTTGCGGCGATCCCCGGCACCGTTCCCACGCTCGGCGCGGTCCCCGGCGGGTGTGCGTTCGCCCCGCGGTGTCCGATCGTGGTCGAGCGATGCGCCCAGGACCCTCCGCTCGATTCGACGGGTACCGATCATCGCACGCGGTGCTGGCTCGCCGGATCCGGCTCATGA
- a CDS encoding dipeptide ABC transporter ATP-binding protein, translating to MTPGVEQTALPSRPSDDVLLDVHGLAKYFPVRSGVFGAHRGQRVHAVDGVSIQIKRGEVLGLVGESGCGKSTTGRLILRLIEPSAGTIRFLGQDLLAVGSRQLKTLRRDLQIVFQDPFASLNPRMRIGTILEEPLVIHGVGSRSERAERVRVMVEKVGLTPDALARYPHEFSGGQRQRIGIARALILNPRLVVADEPVSSLDVSIQAQIVNLLQDLQQEYRLSLLFIAHDLVMVRHISDRVAVMYLGRIVELTTADALFERPLHPYTQALMAAIPVPDPNVVHHRVPLEGDPPSPIDLPQGCRFYSRCPKRIPECLRIDPQLTEIEPGHWAACIRANEPGWLTR from the coding sequence ATGACTCCCGGCGTCGAACAAACCGCGCTTCCCTCGCGCCCGTCCGATGACGTGTTGCTCGACGTTCATGGGCTCGCCAAGTACTTCCCGGTTCGTTCCGGCGTGTTCGGCGCACACCGTGGTCAACGCGTTCACGCGGTCGACGGCGTGTCGATCCAGATCAAACGCGGCGAGGTGCTGGGCCTGGTGGGGGAATCGGGCTGCGGAAAGTCGACCACTGGGCGCCTGATTCTCCGGCTGATCGAACCCTCCGCCGGAACGATTCGATTCTTGGGTCAGGACCTCTTGGCCGTGGGATCACGCCAACTCAAAACGCTCCGGCGAGACTTGCAGATCGTGTTTCAAGACCCTTTCGCCTCGCTCAACCCGCGTATGCGGATCGGGACGATCCTTGAGGAGCCGCTGGTCATCCACGGCGTCGGGTCCCGGTCGGAACGCGCCGAACGGGTCCGCGTGATGGTGGAGAAAGTGGGCCTCACGCCCGACGCGCTCGCTCGGTATCCCCACGAGTTCAGCGGCGGGCAACGCCAGCGCATCGGCATCGCCCGCGCCCTGATCCTCAACCCGCGACTTGTGGTGGCGGACGAACCGGTGTCGTCGCTCGACGTGTCGATCCAGGCCCAGATCGTCAATCTGCTGCAGGACCTCCAACAGGAGTACCGCTTGTCCCTCCTGTTCATCGCCCATGACCTGGTCATGGTTCGTCACATCAGCGACCGAGTGGCGGTCATGTACCTGGGGCGGATCGTGGAATTGACGACCGCCGACGCCCTGTTCGAGCGCCCGTTGCATCCCTACACCCAGGCGCTCATGGCTGCCATTCCTGTCCCCGATCCGAATGTGGTCCACCACCGCGTGCCGCTCGAAGGCGATCCGCCCAGCCCCATTGACCTCCCGCAAGGATGCCGATTCTATTCGCGGTGCCCCAAACGGATACCTGAGTGCCTGCGGATCGATCCCCAGTTGACGGAAATCGAGCCCGGACACTGGGCGGCCTGCATTCGAGCCAACGAGCCGGGCTGGCTGACTCGTTAG
- the trpS gene encoding tryptophan--tRNA ligase yields MAPRQRILSGMQPSGRLHLGNYVGALANWVALQDTHECFYMVADWHAVSTNFADTRRIRSFTREMLFDWLAAGLDPARSTIFVQSSVPEHAILHLLLSMIVPVPWLERNPTYKEQQEQLAERDLTSYGFMGYPVLQSADILLYRADAVPVGQDQLPHLEITREIARRFNHLYGDVFPEPQPLLTQTPKLPGTDGRKMSKSYNNAIYLSDPEPTVREKLRTMVTDPARKRRSDPGNPDVCPVFDLHKVFSSTAVIDRVNVECRTAAIGCIECKGLLADAVVGRLQPIWERRAALEEDPTAVERAIKAGAERARATASQTLDAVNAAMHLGGPMSD; encoded by the coding sequence ATGGCCCCCCGGCAACGCATTCTAAGCGGCATGCAGCCCAGCGGCCGCTTGCACCTCGGCAACTACGTCGGCGCGCTGGCCAATTGGGTGGCGTTGCAGGATACCCACGAGTGTTTCTACATGGTGGCGGACTGGCACGCGGTGTCCACCAATTTCGCCGACACGCGTCGTATTCGTTCGTTCACGCGGGAGATGTTGTTCGACTGGCTCGCGGCCGGACTCGACCCCGCTCGATCCACGATCTTCGTGCAGTCGTCGGTTCCGGAGCACGCGATCCTGCACCTGTTGTTGTCGATGATCGTTCCCGTGCCGTGGCTCGAGCGCAACCCGACGTACAAGGAACAGCAGGAGCAGTTGGCTGAACGCGATCTCACCAGTTACGGGTTCATGGGGTATCCCGTCCTGCAGTCCGCGGACATCTTGCTGTACCGCGCCGACGCGGTCCCGGTGGGGCAAGACCAACTCCCGCACCTCGAGATCACCCGCGAGATTGCGCGGCGGTTTAACCATCTGTACGGCGACGTGTTCCCCGAGCCGCAACCGCTGCTGACTCAGACCCCCAAACTTCCGGGGACCGACGGCAGGAAGATGAGCAAGAGCTACAACAACGCCATCTATCTCTCGGACCCGGAGCCCACGGTCCGTGAAAAGCTTCGCACCATGGTCACTGATCCCGCCCGCAAGCGCCGGAGCGATCCCGGAAATCCGGACGTGTGCCCCGTCTTTGATCTGCACAAGGTGTTCTCATCAACCGCGGTCATTGACCGGGTGAACGTGGAATGCCGCACCGCGGCGATCGGGTGCATCGAGTGCAAGGGGCTCTTGGCCGACGCCGTAGTCGGACGCTTGCAGCCGATCTGGGAGCGACGGGCCGCGCTGGAGGAGGACCCTACCGCGGTCGAGCGCGCGATCAAGGCCGGTGCCGAGCGAGCGAGGGCGACCGCTTCCCAGACGCTTGACGCGGTGAACGCCGCGATGCACCTCGGCGGACCGATGTCCGACTAA
- a CDS encoding site-2 protease family protein, translating to MAQFAPIIHGLSIVALPVLLAITFHEAAHGFVADRKGDPTAKYLGRLTLNPLVHIDPFGTILLPLLLYVGPLLMTGQPGFVFGYAKPVPVNFMNLRRPKADMVWVAAAGPLTNLALAVVSGMLLHGLGALSDVRSVDLSGGGEPGFRIAEPIAQMLAYGVFINVALMLFNLLPIPPLDGGRVLVGLLPAGGSQWLAGLEPYGMFIVIALVFLDPFRIVYRILGPLSSALINLIL from the coding sequence ATGGCGCAATTCGCCCCGATCATCCACGGTCTGTCGATCGTGGCCCTTCCGGTCCTCCTTGCGATCACGTTCCACGAAGCGGCGCACGGCTTTGTGGCGGACAGGAAGGGCGATCCCACGGCCAAATATCTGGGGCGGCTCACGCTCAACCCCTTGGTCCACATCGATCCCTTCGGTACGATTCTGTTGCCGCTGCTGCTGTACGTCGGTCCGCTGCTCATGACGGGTCAACCCGGCTTCGTGTTCGGCTATGCCAAGCCGGTCCCGGTGAACTTCATGAACCTCCGGCGCCCCAAGGCGGATATGGTCTGGGTGGCCGCCGCGGGTCCGCTCACCAACCTGGCCCTCGCCGTGGTGTCCGGTATGTTGCTGCACGGGCTTGGGGCGTTGTCCGACGTGCGGAGCGTCGACTTGAGCGGGGGAGGTGAGCCGGGCTTTCGGATCGCGGAGCCGATTGCCCAGATGTTGGCATACGGCGTGTTCATCAACGTGGCGCTGATGTTGTTCAACCTGCTGCCGATTCCCCCGCTTGACGGGGGGCGGGTCCTCGTCGGGCTGTTGCCCGCGGGCGGGTCGCAGTGGCTCGCCGGACTCGAGCCGTACGGGATGTTTATCGTGATTGCGCTGGTGTTCCTGGACCCGTTCCGAATCGTGTATCGTATTCTGGGACCGCTGTCCTCGGCTTTGATCAACCTCATTCTCTGA
- a CDS encoding penicillin-binding protein activator, which produces MSTAPGSFCLDFGPLFSYNRRGVVTRGVTRRDRMRVKTFFVTGVRRRSATAFAACALLALIHLAVSAPIGAQGGGGASPQERAAFARGQHQYASGDGAGAAATFEKFLAEFPKSDLRAEAATLLGHIRVEQKAYQPAISLLSDVLATGLDGGYADRARLDLASAYLGVGDKPKAAKLLAVLAASEAAPGLRLQAYETLITLAIEDRDLARGVSLLMDERALPADVADPALADARIRELIAQAQVPSEVESVADAFPGQFPADIALVRAAQLYGATGEGFDQERMLQAFLTAFPGHELAAEAVKTLETNRARLRSAKAVIVLPLPYHGALQPYATSLLRGAQLAVESGRAEGADPSVMLAAKDYGGDLARLGSVLDQTCREARCVGIVGPVLSREGPVVAARAAQWRVPAVSPTATGPMPPNRYLFRTALTAQAEGLAVARYATQHLGLKRFVVLAPQDRYSVDIVTAFSDEVTRQGGRLIFSATYQPGAVDFGSEIKRLKEVDLRQEGVMETLPAENIAPNVPAPDPVYLPGFDAAFLPGDGETVGLIASQLRFYDIAVPLLGSSGWNNRAVIANGGKFVEDAIFVDAFFANSQDASVQQFVKQYRARYHEAPDVFAALAYDATLLLVRGLKGGAATGERLREELTKTTARSGVSGITGFGPEGEVQREFSWIQIRNGRFVPAL; this is translated from the coding sequence ATGTCAACGGCTCCCGGTTCCTTCTGCCTTGATTTCGGACCACTGTTCTCGTATAACCGTCGCGGCGTGGTGACGCGCGGCGTCACTCGCCGGGACCGGATGCGCGTGAAGACTTTTTTCGTGACGGGCGTGCGGCGTCGGTCTGCGACAGCTTTTGCGGCGTGCGCGCTGTTGGCTCTGATCCACCTCGCGGTCAGTGCTCCCATCGGGGCGCAGGGAGGGGGCGGAGCCTCCCCGCAGGAACGCGCCGCCTTTGCGCGGGGTCAGCACCAGTACGCATCGGGCGACGGCGCCGGTGCGGCTGCGACCTTCGAGAAGTTTCTTGCGGAATTTCCCAAAAGCGACCTGCGGGCGGAAGCGGCCACACTGCTGGGGCACATCCGTGTGGAGCAGAAAGCCTATCAGCCTGCGATCAGCCTGTTGTCCGACGTGTTGGCAACGGGCCTCGACGGCGGCTACGCCGATCGCGCGCGGTTGGATCTTGCGTCCGCCTACCTTGGGGTGGGGGACAAACCCAAGGCCGCCAAGCTGCTTGCCGTGCTGGCGGCCTCGGAAGCGGCCCCGGGCTTGCGCCTGCAGGCCTACGAGACGTTGATCACCCTCGCGATCGAGGACCGCGACTTGGCGCGCGGTGTGTCGTTGCTCATGGACGAGCGCGCGCTTCCCGCGGACGTGGCGGACCCGGCCCTAGCGGACGCGCGGATCCGGGAGTTGATCGCCCAGGCGCAGGTTCCCAGCGAGGTGGAATCCGTCGCCGACGCGTTCCCCGGACAGTTCCCGGCCGATATCGCGCTGGTCCGGGCCGCGCAGCTCTACGGCGCGACCGGGGAGGGGTTCGATCAAGAACGGATGCTGCAGGCATTTTTGACCGCCTTTCCCGGGCATGAGTTGGCCGCCGAGGCGGTCAAAACTCTGGAGACGAATCGCGCGCGGCTTCGATCGGCGAAAGCGGTCATCGTCCTGCCGTTGCCGTACCACGGTGCGTTGCAACCGTACGCAACCAGCCTACTGCGGGGGGCCCAACTGGCCGTGGAATCGGGTCGCGCCGAAGGAGCGGACCCCTCCGTCATGTTGGCGGCCAAAGACTACGGCGGAGACCTCGCTCGCCTGGGTAGCGTGCTGGATCAAACGTGCCGGGAGGCTCGGTGTGTGGGAATCGTGGGGCCCGTGCTCAGCCGGGAAGGGCCCGTCGTGGCCGCGCGAGCCGCGCAGTGGAGGGTGCCCGCGGTAAGCCCGACCGCGACCGGACCGATGCCCCCGAACCGCTATCTGTTTCGAACCGCGCTCACGGCACAGGCCGAGGGGCTCGCGGTGGCGCGGTACGCCACGCAACATCTGGGCCTGAAGCGGTTCGTGGTGCTTGCGCCCCAAGACCGATACTCGGTCGACATCGTGACGGCGTTTTCCGATGAGGTGACGCGTCAGGGCGGGCGCCTGATTTTTTCGGCAACCTATCAACCGGGAGCCGTGGATTTCGGGTCGGAGATCAAACGGCTGAAGGAGGTCGACCTCCGGCAGGAGGGGGTCATGGAGACCCTCCCGGCCGAAAACATTGCTCCCAATGTCCCCGCCCCGGACCCGGTATACCTCCCGGGTTTCGACGCCGCGTTCCTGCCGGGAGACGGCGAAACCGTGGGGCTGATCGCCTCGCAGCTGCGGTTCTACGACATCGCGGTCCCGTTGTTGGGATCCAGCGGTTGGAACAACCGCGCCGTGATCGCCAACGGCGGGAAGTTCGTGGAGGACGCGATTTTCGTCGACGCATTTTTCGCCAATTCGCAGGACGCCTCCGTGCAGCAGTTCGTCAAACAGTATCGCGCGAGGTACCATGAGGCCCCGGACGTGTTCGCCGCGCTCGCGTACGATGCGACGTTGCTCCTCGTTCGCGGATTGAAGGGCGGAGCCGCGACCGGCGAGCGATTGCGGGAGGAGCTGACCAAAACCACCGCCCGCTCGGGCGTCTCGGGGATCACGGGATTCGGCCCCGAAGGAGAGGTGCAGCGCGAATTCTCCTGGATCCAGATCAGAAACGGTCGGTTCGTTCCCGCCTTGTGA
- a CDS encoding N-acetylmuramoyl-L-alanine amidase, which translates to MIMRRGIGCLLCLYAITAVPEARSVTPVSDLAARAAACDQGLQQSSELRKYRENWQKCIDRYADLVAASSDPQAKRSALKRQAELAQELARRSGRRDDDQTAQRLLAQFAASTTSSDPPSASPSPNLSRVRVVIDPGHGGKDPGTVGANGLQEKDVVLDVAKRVQKLLARREQIEPFLTRTDDHFVSLEERTTFAQRREADLFISIHVNSSPRRDTKGLEVYVLGRASDADADATAARENDEPGHDQPDVTAIIRSMLGDLSSTRQEEQSLELADTLRRSVIQRVEGRYELVDLGIKRAPFYVLLNAGVPSILSELAFLSNPDDAARLRRSEFRQVIAEALATGIAKYAASSLLAQSN; encoded by the coding sequence ATGATCATGCGACGCGGTATCGGATGCCTTCTCTGCTTGTACGCGATTACGGCCGTCCCTGAGGCGCGTTCCGTCACCCCGGTCTCTGATCTCGCGGCACGAGCCGCCGCGTGCGACCAAGGCCTCCAGCAGTCGAGCGAGCTTCGAAAGTACCGGGAGAATTGGCAGAAATGCATCGACCGGTACGCGGACCTGGTCGCCGCCAGTTCCGATCCCCAAGCCAAGCGATCGGCCCTGAAGCGGCAGGCCGAGTTGGCGCAAGAACTGGCGCGTCGCTCCGGCCGTCGAGACGATGACCAAACCGCCCAGCGGCTGCTCGCCCAATTCGCTGCGTCGACGACGAGTTCCGACCCGCCGTCCGCGTCACCCTCACCGAATCTGTCGCGGGTACGGGTCGTGATTGATCCCGGACACGGAGGGAAGGACCCGGGTACCGTCGGCGCCAACGGCTTGCAAGAAAAGGACGTCGTCCTCGACGTTGCCAAACGCGTCCAGAAATTGCTGGCACGGCGCGAGCAGATCGAACCGTTCTTGACCCGAACCGACGACCACTTCGTCTCGTTGGAGGAACGGACCACCTTTGCGCAACGGCGCGAAGCGGACCTGTTCATCTCCATCCACGTGAACTCAAGTCCCCGAAGGGACACCAAAGGGCTCGAAGTCTACGTGTTGGGCCGGGCCAGCGACGCCGATGCCGACGCGACGGCGGCGAGAGAGAACGACGAACCCGGCCACGACCAGCCGGACGTCACCGCCATCATCCGGTCGATGCTCGGAGACCTGTCGAGCACTCGGCAGGAAGAGCAATCGCTCGAGCTGGCCGATACCCTGAGGCGATCCGTCATCCAGAGGGTGGAGGGACGCTACGAACTCGTTGATCTCGGGATCAAGCGCGCGCCCTTCTATGTGCTGTTGAACGCGGGCGTGCCGAGCATTCTGTCCGAACTCGCGTTTTTGAGCAATCCTGACGACGCCGCCCGACTGCGCCGCTCGGAGTTTCGCCAAGTGATCGCCGAAGCCCTCGCCACTGGAATCGCGAAGTACGCGGCGTCTTCCTTGCTCGCGCAGTCGAATTGA
- the truA gene encoding tRNA pseudouridine(38-40) synthase TruA: MPVVRLTIEYDGTAYHGWQRQPSVATIQGTIESAIHRICGEHATVVGSGRTDAGVHAAAQIAHFETGASLTPEAWRRALNALLPADVKIIAADAVADSFHARFSAVRKRYEYRIWNRPAPSPLERRTSWHVPHRLDLSAMRRAAASLIGTHDFRAFEAADPSHGEARDTRCRLTRCSIRRQGHVVVVEIESNRFLKYMVRNIVGTLVEVGVARRPAADTARILRSRDRRHAGVTAPAHGLTLIAVRYGKPVRPDRG; the protein is encoded by the coding sequence ATGCCCGTTGTTCGTCTGACCATCGAATACGACGGCACCGCGTATCACGGCTGGCAGCGTCAACCGTCGGTCGCCACGATTCAGGGCACGATCGAATCGGCGATCCACAGGATCTGCGGAGAACACGCCACCGTGGTCGGTTCCGGTCGGACCGACGCCGGCGTCCATGCCGCGGCCCAGATCGCGCACTTTGAGACCGGGGCTTCCCTGACCCCGGAGGCGTGGCGTCGGGCGCTCAACGCCCTGCTCCCCGCCGACGTGAAAATCATCGCCGCGGATGCCGTTGCGGACTCGTTTCACGCCAGGTTCTCAGCGGTCCGCAAGCGCTACGAATACCGCATTTGGAACCGCCCCGCCCCGTCGCCGCTGGAACGGCGGACATCGTGGCACGTGCCCCATCGGCTGGACCTTTCCGCCATGCGTCGCGCCGCCGCGTCGCTGATCGGCACCCACGACTTTCGGGCGTTTGAAGCGGCGGATCCTTCGCACGGGGAGGCGCGCGATACCCGATGCCGCCTGACGCGCTGCTCGATCCGCAGGCAAGGGCACGTGGTGGTCGTGGAGATCGAGAGCAACCGTTTCTTGAAGTACATGGTGCGCAACATCGTTGGAACGCTGGTGGAGGTCGGCGTCGCCCGTCGGCCCGCAGCCGACACGGCGCGAATCCTCCGCTCACGCGACCGTCGCCACGCGGGAGTGACGGCTCCGGCTCACGGGTTGACGCTGATTGCGGTACGGTACGGGAAACCGGTACGGCCGGACCGCGGATGA
- a CDS encoding PilZ domain-containing protein: MPGDEPDKRLYRRVDVLIPFGFRTIGRGAVEASIRTDPEPGPVSDDPVRAALERIERKVDRLLVRLESEELAPAVRPTPINLSGAGVRFPSDEPIEQGEFVDVVMVLPGDSQVRIRAFAEVVRQRLVARPSGAVYEIAASFLHLDPKDREAIIRYTFQANGR, translated from the coding sequence ATGCCGGGTGACGAGCCAGACAAGCGACTCTATCGCCGCGTCGACGTGCTCATTCCCTTCGGGTTCCGCACGATCGGTCGAGGAGCGGTGGAGGCCTCGATCCGCACGGACCCTGAGCCCGGTCCGGTGAGCGACGATCCGGTGCGCGCCGCGCTCGAGCGGATCGAGCGCAAGGTTGACCGCCTGCTGGTCCGACTGGAATCCGAGGAGTTGGCTCCGGCGGTCCGACCCACCCCGATCAATTTGAGCGGAGCCGGCGTTCGATTTCCCAGCGACGAGCCGATCGAACAGGGCGAGTTCGTGGACGTCGTGATGGTGCTGCCGGGAGACTCGCAGGTCAGGATACGGGCGTTTGCCGAGGTCGTCCGCCAGCGGCTGGTGGCCCGCCCATCCGGCGCCGTGTATGAGATCGCGGCGTCGTTCCTCCATCTCGATCCGAAGGACCGCGAAGCGATCATTCGGTACACGTTCCAAGCCAACGGCCGGTAG
- a CDS encoding ATP-binding protein produces MADRSHRAAPVGRSGPPAPDLLESLAIVQRLARRLSGVFDLASIGDQVVSVLTQELGLHSCSIMLRAADRRCLVNLAGAGAATVRPGEAPRSFDLGEGIAGAVALGGQAIRVNDTRRDPRFLDRSPSVRSLLCFPLFSGDQVIGVLNLSHPHPRFFTTEHEAVFVLLATVVGQLLAFARVQSQLEDLNRSLETKVEAKTKEIEAAQRRSFQQEKLASLGTLVAGVAHELNNKLVPLVAYSHMLNDPGRPEDERRLIAAMAAGADGAKAIVQSLLRFSRPEPINLSVVNCNAVVEGVTALLPLRASRPEIEVRTALSPEPALVWGDAQQLEQVLVNLINNGYDAIETQGAIEIATRSRGRTVELAVSDNGQGIPSQHLSKIFDPFFTTKEVGRGTGLGLSLCYGMVRAHRGEIDVETRPGRTVFTIRLPAAEPDAGARVEQTRTHAG; encoded by the coding sequence ATGGCCGATCGATCTCACCGGGCCGCGCCCGTGGGCCGATCGGGTCCCCCCGCTCCCGACCTGCTCGAAAGTCTCGCGATCGTCCAGCGATTGGCGAGGCGCCTTTCCGGGGTATTCGACCTCGCGTCGATCGGTGACCAGGTGGTCAGCGTGTTGACCCAGGAACTCGGTCTGCACTCCTGCTCGATCATGTTGCGGGCCGCGGATCGCCGGTGCCTCGTCAACCTTGCAGGGGCCGGCGCTGCAACGGTTCGCCCCGGCGAGGCTCCGCGTTCCTTCGACCTGGGTGAAGGCATTGCCGGGGCCGTGGCGCTGGGAGGGCAGGCGATTCGGGTGAACGATACCCGTCGGGATCCGCGCTTTCTCGACCGTTCCCCCTCGGTGCGGTCGCTCTTGTGTTTCCCCCTGTTTTCAGGCGATCAGGTGATCGGCGTGCTGAATTTGAGTCACCCCCACCCGAGGTTTTTCACGACGGAACACGAAGCCGTGTTCGTGCTTCTCGCGACCGTGGTGGGGCAGCTCCTCGCGTTCGCCCGCGTCCAGTCCCAGCTGGAGGACCTGAACCGGTCCCTCGAGACCAAGGTGGAAGCCAAGACCAAGGAAATAGAAGCCGCTCAGCGGAGAAGTTTTCAACAGGAGAAACTCGCGTCGCTCGGGACCCTCGTGGCCGGCGTCGCGCACGAACTCAACAACAAGCTGGTCCCGTTGGTGGCGTATTCCCACATGCTGAACGACCCGGGGCGACCCGAGGACGAGCGGCGTCTCATCGCCGCGATGGCGGCGGGAGCGGACGGCGCGAAGGCGATCGTACAAAGCCTGTTGCGGTTCTCCAGACCCGAGCCGATCAACCTCTCCGTGGTCAACTGCAACGCGGTGGTCGAGGGCGTGACCGCCCTCCTTCCGCTCCGGGCCAGTCGGCCCGAGATTGAAGTCCGAACCGCGCTCTCTCCGGAGCCGGCGCTGGTATGGGGCGACGCGCAACAACTCGAACAGGTGCTCGTGAATTTGATCAACAACGGATACGACGCGATCGAGACGCAGGGAGCGATCGAGATTGCGACGCGATCGCGTGGGCGCACGGTGGAGTTGGCGGTATCCGACAACGGGCAGGGGATACCCTCCCAGCACCTTTCGAAAATTTTCGACCCCTTCTTCACCACGAAAGAGGTGGGGCGAGGAACCGGGTTGGGGCTCTCGCTGTGTTACGGAATGGTTCGCGCTCACCGGGGCGAGATTGACGTCGAAACCCGTCCGGGTCGAACCGTCTTTACGATTCGCCTTCCCGCGGCGGAGCCTGACGCCGGCGCGCGCGTCGAACAAACGAGGACCCATGCCGGGTGA